DNA sequence from the Streptomyces sp. MST-110588 genome:
ACGCGGCGAAGCTCTGGGCGAAGGTCCCGTCCTTGATCTCGGACTTGTTCAGGTTCTGGAACTTCCAGCCGCCGACCGTCACGAACTTCTCGCACGGGTGCTTCTTGTCCGGCGCGGTCAGGCCCTTGTCCAGCAGCAGCGCGGAGGTGACGATCTTCATCGTCGAGCCGGGCGCGAGCGAGCCCTGCGTGGCGGTGTTGAAGCCGGTCGCCGGGGAGTTGGCGATCGCCAGGATCTCACCGGTGCTGGGCTTGAGCGCGACCGCCGAGGCCCGGCTCTTGCCCTTGACGGCCTTCTCGGCCGCGGCCTGGAGCTTGCTGTCGATGGTCGTCCGCAGCGTGCCGGGCCTGCCCTTGGCGAGCACCTTGAGCGTCTCGTCCGGCCGCTGGGTGCTGCTCTTGGCGCTCTTGGCCCGGTGGATGTAGAACTCCACGTCGGGCTTGCCGTCCGTCTTCTTCCCGTACTTGTCCCGCAGACTGCCCAGGATGCCGGCCAGCGCCGGGTGGGCCTCCTTGGTCAGCTCGGCGCCGTTGCGGTCCACGGCCTTGATCGGCGGGGCCTGGGACTCGCCGGTGAGCAGGGTGTCGCCCTCGCCCATCTTGGGGTGCAGCAGGGCGGGCCGCCACGCGATCCGCGGCTTGCCGGTGGCCGTGTCGCGCTTGACGGTCAGTGAGGTGGCGTAGGAGACGGGTGCCTGGTGGCTCTTGTACGCGATCTCGCCGGCGACGGTGTAGGGCACCGTGTCGCCGCTGCGCCGGCCGGGGGTCAGCGTCATCTTCGTCAGGTGGGTGCGCTTGCCGTAGTCCTTGAGCGCGGCGCCGGCGGCATCGGCGTCGTCGGTCATCGCGGCGGCCTTGGCGGTGTCGCCGGAGCGCCAGGCGGTGAGGAAGTCCGTGGCGGTGGTACGGACCTCCGCCGCACTCAGCGGCCCGGAGGGCACCTTGGCGGCCTCCGGGCCGGGCTTGCCGTCGGCCGCCCGTACCTGCGCGCCCGCCGTCTCCTGCCCGTCGGAGCCACCCAGCAGCGTGTAGCCGCCGACACCGCCCGCGACCAGGGCCACGGCCCCGCCGATCAGCCCGTACCTCACCTCACGGCGCATGACACCGATCCCCTCCGAATCCTCGTTCTTCGACACGCATCGATACGCACACAAGAACGTGCCCTGCACTCTATGGGACACGGGGTGCGCGGGGGCGTCTCGACCGGCGGACGGGCCGGTGACGGACGTCATATGACGCCCGGTCACACAGCTTGGGGCAGCGGCCCTTTCACACCCAGGTGTCGAACCACATCCTGTTGTGCCAGGCGCTCTTCGGTATCGGCATACCGGTATAGATCGGATAGAAGTAGATGAAGTTCCATACGATCAGCAGGACGAGCACCCCCGCGCCGACCGCGCCGATCGCCCGTCTGCGTTCCGCGGCGGCCAGCTCCGGTTCCGTCCGGGCCGCCGCGCCGTGCCCCGGGGCGGGCGGCCCGGCCAGCGCGCCGATCATCATGGCCACCGCCAGGCACACGAACGGCACGAACACCACCGCGTAGAAGACGAAGATCGTCCGCTGCTGGTAGAGGAACCACGGCAGATAGCCCGCCGCGATGCCGCACGCCACGGCGCCCGCCCGCCAGTCGCGCCGGAACAGCCAGCGGTACAGGACGTACAGGAACGCGAAGGCGCCCGCCCACCACAGCAGCGGCGTGCCCAGCGCCAGCACCTCACGGGCGCAGCCCCCGGCCACCGTGCAGCCGTCGTGCCCGAACTTGGGGTCCTCGTAGAAGTACGAGACGGGCCGGCCCAGCACCAGCCAGCTCCACGGGTTGGACTGGTAGGTGTGCGGGGTGTCCAGGCCGGTGTGGAAGTCGTACACCTCGGTCTGGTAGTGCCACAGGCTGCGCAGCCAGTCCGGCAGCCAGGTCCCGCCCGCCGCCCGGCCCTCGGCGGAGGTCGCCCAGTCGCGGTAGTAGCCGCCCTTGGTGAAGATCCAGCCGCTCCAGGACACCAGGTACGTGGCCAGCGCCAGGACGACCGTGGCACCGAAGGCGGGCAGCACGTCGCGGCGCAGCGCCGAGCGGTAGGGGCGCAGGGCCCCGGCAGTACGGCGCCCGGCCGCGTCCCACAGGACCGACAGCAGCGCGAAGGCCGCCAGGTAGTACAGGCCGTTCCATTTGGTGGCGGCGGACAGGCCCAGGCACACCCCGGCCGCCAGCCGCCAGGGCCGCCACCCCAGCCGCAGCCGGTCACCGACCTGCGCGCTGGGCCTGGCCACCCCGTCCTCGCCGACGGGCAGCGCGGCGGCCAGCCGGGCCCTGGTGCGGTCGCGGTCCACCAGCAGGCAGCCGAAGGCGGCGACCACCCAGAACATCACGATCAGGTCCAGCAGCGCGGTCCGGCTCATCACGAAGTGCAGCCCGTCCACGGCCAGCAGCACCCCGGCCACACAGCCCAGCGCGGTGGAGCGCAGCAGCCGGCGGCCGATGCGGCAGATCATCAGCACCGACAGCG
Encoded proteins:
- a CDS encoding phospholipid carrier-dependent glycosyltransferase, with protein sequence MTSDTATDAHRAEERDRAPGAWQRRLRHFGYAARPRAGVREQLVPAFPRPGTRVWTRLGLGPALAARCARWSGWGGPLLVALFAGILRFWNLASPGKVIFDETYYPKDAWSLLQYGYEGTWAKNANDALVADPQRILLSPEHSYVVHPPIGKWIIGLGEWMWGLNPFGWRFMVALLGTLSVLMICRIGRRLLRSTALGCVAGVLLAVDGLHFVMSRTALLDLIVMFWVVAAFGCLLVDRDRTRARLAAALPVGEDGVARPSAQVGDRLRLGWRPWRLAAGVCLGLSAATKWNGLYYLAAFALLSVLWDAAGRRTAGALRPYRSALRRDVLPAFGATVVLALATYLVSWSGWIFTKGGYYRDWATSAEGRAAGGTWLPDWLRSLWHYQTEVYDFHTGLDTPHTYQSNPWSWLVLGRPVSYFYEDPKFGHDGCTVAGGCAREVLALGTPLLWWAGAFAFLYVLYRWLFRRDWRAGAVACGIAAGYLPWFLYQQRTIFVFYAVVFVPFVCLAVAMMIGALAGPPAPGHGAAARTEPELAAAERRRAIGAVGAGVLVLLIVWNFIYFYPIYTGMPIPKSAWHNRMWFDTWV
- a CDS encoding penicillin-binding transpeptidase domain-containing protein; translation: MRREVRYGLIGGAVALVAGGVGGYTLLGGSDGQETAGAQVRAADGKPGPEAAKVPSGPLSAAEVRTTATDFLTAWRSGDTAKAAAMTDDADAAGAALKDYGKRTHLTKMTLTPGRRSGDTVPYTVAGEIAYKSHQAPVSYATSLTVKRDTATGKPRIAWRPALLHPKMGEGDTLLTGESQAPPIKAVDRNGAELTKEAHPALAGILGSLRDKYGKKTDGKPDVEFYIHRAKSAKSSTQRPDETLKVLAKGRPGTLRTTIDSKLQAAAEKAVKGKSRASAVALKPSTGEILAIANSPATGFNTATQGSLAPGSTMKIVTSALLLDKGLTAPDKKHPCEKFVTVGGWKFQNLNKSEIKDGTFAQSFAASCNNAFISQAGKLAADDLTKEARDVFGIGLNWQTGIPTFDGAVPVQSDAQMAASLIGQGGVRMNPLNVASLAATVQNGAFHQPYIVSPSLDDRALAKAARTMKPDTASGLKYLMRLTATSGTAAEAMSGVGGDIGAKTGSAEVDGQDKPNAWFTAYRGDLAAAAVVPASGHGGSNAGPVVRSILTAG